The genomic region AGCAACAGGCTACCAAATAAAACACCGATTATCACCCACAAGGTGAAGCGTCTCTGGTGCTGAGGGGCTGGTGTTATATTCTCTAAGATTTGTGAATCTGGAGTCAAAGTGATCACAGGAGGAATTTTCCCTGTTAGAAAAAAGAagtactttttaaatattattatttgaaaCATTAACTTCCTGACTTGATTATAGTGCCAAATAGTGCTCCCAAAATCTCAAAGTTGCACTGATTGAGCTGTTTCAGTTTAGTAACTAGTTGGTTATGATTATGAGCCAGATATATACTAATGATGCTCTATGACAGCTGTTTGTTAAGACATTTAACAGGTCTTGttgtgctgcccccaagtggccaaaaaatgaataattaagaTTACAACTTCATATCAGCTCACTATTGATGTTCTTAAATTCAGCTGGTAACTGTGCTTAATgtacttttaaagaaaatctATGTAACTTTTCCTGAATTACAGCTACTGTTTCCACAAGTGGCCATTACATGATTATGGTAGATGCTAAAATCTAGtagtaaaatatataacagTAGCACATGCAGAGACGACAAAGTGAACTAACTCGTAGTGTTGTTTCCATGccaatatctatctatctgaaaaTAACACAAGCCACCATAAACTTGAGGTCAAATCAAAGTCTATGCGCAcaacttatcttatcttatcttatgtgTTAACGTCATCTGATCAGGTTAACATACATCTATGAATGGTTACAGTGGCAGTGGATGGAGATGGCGCCCCCGGCAACGGTAGGGTTAATATATCATTCCAGGCTTCCACTGACAGCATGTAGTCCCTCTGTGGGTTTAGTTTCGTGATGCTGACAGATGTGTTGGTCAGGAAAACCACTTGCTCTCCACAGGACTTCCACTGACCGCCAACCTCTGCTTGCTCCTTGCATTTGACTCGAtacgtcacttcctgtctgcctcctcGGTCATGAGGAGGATCCCACGTTACGATGAGCACTGAGTCATTGTGGTGACGTGCTGTTGCATTTACAGGGGCTGAGGGCGGctctgtgggggggggggcaggaatCAATGTCATATTTGTGAAGAATccatttaaaggtgcagtgtgtagaatttagtggcatctagtgaaatagtatgttttaattagtgtttaatcacctgataataagaatcactgtgtttttgttaccttagaatgagtaCTTTATATCCACATAGGGAACGGTTCCTCTTCTGCCATGATTCAACATTTTTCGGCAGTTTCATGGACAccgtaggttctcctacatgctttgAAGTGGAGGTGGAGTATTTAGTTGGTTCCAATCTCAATCTTACTTACTATCTtcttagatgccactaaatcctaaacactggtcctttaatatGTATGAAGATCTAATCAGGTTTACCTCTTTACATAATCAGTTGTAGAAGTGATccattttcaaataaatatatttgagagagtgtgtgtgtgtgtgtgtgtgtgtgtgtgtgtgtgtgtgtgtgtgtccgtgtgtccataaataattattttggtcgcccataaagttggaataatttagaataatttagttttcagacacattcctctttttattttctattttatacacatcagtaatcacctttgaccaggTTTAATGAGATTGAttaatacaattttgagaatagatacactttatctatcaaaaataaatcacattttcacaatcatttcatgagaagaagtgaaaaatattttattccaactttatggacAACAGTGTAGATAAAGGAAACAATCCTGGTGGAGTGCATGATATCCACTATAGTTTCTGTTTCATTATGACACAGCTGTCATCCATTAAATCAGTTGTACagtacaataacaataacaccATATTTCCAGTGAACACACTCATTGTTTCTTACTAGTGCAGCCAAGATCATCAGGGTCAGTTGGCAGACGGCTGAAACCCTGCACGCAGTCACACTTCTCTGATCCCTCCCTGTGAGTCCCGCTGTTTGGTGGGCACATCCGGCATTCCCCGCTCTCATTGGCAGGTTTGTAGTAGCCCAACCTACATGCTGGTCAAACAGAGAAAATGCtgataatgttgtttttttaatgtggttaTAATATTTTCTTggttgtaaaataaagtgttgaagCTTATCATGTCCAGACCCAAACATCACTGTATGTTACCAGTCTGGGTCAATATAGTATCAATACAATAATGAGTTAATGTTACAGAAAGCCACTGTGGAAAGTTTGATCTGTTCAGTCATTACCAATATAGTATTGATCAAGTCATACAGTATAATCATTCAATATGGAAATGAACAGTTATTTCACTATTATTCTAGTCGAGGTTGACCATTActtttttgtccattttaaaCGTGCCTCAGAATataacagtgtgtgaagctAAGTGGCAGGTGTTTGACATCAGGAATGCACATTACTAGTTTAATGTCAACAGATAGTTtgataaaatagaaaataaccCAAATATATAAGGTAGAGGTTTTCTGATGGGAAACAGCTGAACATTGTAGGAAGAATCCAAAGACATAAGATAATGAGTTACATCCTTTAAATAATGAGTTGAATGAATGTgatactagtagtagtattactgtaaaagtaAGCATCATTAGACTgccataaaaatattataaattaataatattttcctctttcaattaatcttttttttttttttaaccaacatcagtcctgagctatcaaatattcattcattttcaggattttaaccctttcaaTGCCAGTTTGGTTACATAAAATTACATTTCGTCTGTGtctggttgtgtgtgtctgtatgtgtgtgtgtgtgtgtgtgtgtgcgtgtgtgtgtgtgtgtgtgtgtgtgtgtgtgtgtgtgtgtgtgtgtctgtgtgtgtgtgtgtgtgcgtgcgtgcgtgcgtgcgtgtgtgtgtgtgttcgtgtgcatgtgtgtgggacTGTATTAGTGTATTATAGACCTAttataaatgattgtttttttttaaaaactaaaaagaataTCTTTGGAAAAATTGAGGCTATATgcatgaacaaaataaaaatgaaaagccaaaaatatCCTTAGTGAGGCACAAGggttaaacttttaaacaagAGCATATAAGCATACAGTACTTCACTGTTAGTATGGtttatgcagttttttttctgattagGATTAAAATAATGCTATCCATGATGGAAGTTAGTACACACTTCACTCTCTATTATCACCAGCAGCAGTTAACTAGTAAACAGCTGTAGATTTAAATGATATCTTAAGTTTATTGCACTTGTTTTCTTAGTAAACATAACTCAAGTATAGTTGTGTCTATTGGGTCTAGAGTATCTTACAGCACGAGCTCATGTCATGAACATTGAACCAGCTGTTAACTAGTCTGTGTTTAAATAgaggaaacattaaaatgtgaatgatgcacaggaaacaaagaagggAAGCAAAAAGAGTGGGTCAGACCtgagaaagaggaagtgaaagtCTATCTGAGCTCCTGTTAGAGACTTTGTGAAATCTTGTCAGCATGTAtctttttataaaaaatgaCTGAGCTGTTGTATCCCATGACAACCTGATCCCTGAACATGGTATTATGTGTTCAGTTCCCAGCTGCTGCAGAAACAGTGTGTAAAACTACATTGTTGCTAATATGACATCTGCTGTTCATATAGAAAACAGAGCTGGTATTTATCAAACACCTGACAATATTCTCCAAAGCAAACTTAAGAGTAAAACAGTTTTTGGCTGAGTGTGAACAATAAGAGTTTAAATAgtctatttatgtatgtgtatactgttttattttcaatttcaagtttcaaaatatgaattgtatattttcttcctttgttaCTTTATAAACTTGATATTATTTCTGATGTGGAATATTTGCATGTTTACACATTTCAAACGACCATTGTATTGGTAATACTGTAGTTGGATGATATGAAATGGCcacatgggggaaaaaaagagttttgacaaagaggaacattttttatctttttaaagtgtgaaatagaagtcagaattctgaggaaaaaataacatttactgTCAAGAATCTCATTTAATTAACTTTaatctaaatgttttatatttctttctcttatttaaTGTctataattaaccctcctgttgtcctcaggtcaagggaggaaggaaagaggaaggaagcaaggagagaaggaaggaaggaaggaaaggagtaaggaagaaaaaggaaggaaggaaggagagatggaaggaaggaaggaaaggagtaaggatggagggagggaggaaaagaggaaggaagtaaggagagaagggaggaaaggagtaaggaggaggaaaaaggaaggaaaggggtaaggagggagggaggaaaggagtaaggagggagggagggaggaaaagaggaaggaaggaaggaaggaaggaaggaaggaaaggagtaaggatggaagaaggaaggaaatgagaaaggagggagggaggaaaagaggaaggaagtaaggaaagaaggaaggaaggaaaggagtaaggaggaaaaggaaggaaaggagtaaggaggaaaaaggaaggaagtaaggagagaaggaaggaaggaaggaaaggagtaaggagggagggagggaggaaaagaggaaggaagaaaggagagaaggaaggaaaggagtaaggagggagggaggaaaggagtaaggagggaaggagggaggaaaagaggaaggaaggaagtaaggaaagaaggaaggaaggaaaggagtaaggaggaaaaaggaaggaaaggaataaggagggaggaaaagaggaaggaaggaaggaaaggagtatggaaggaggagggagcaaagaaagagggaaggaggggaagaacgaaggaaaaaacaaagaaaaaggacagggggtcaatttgacccgggagggcgacaggagggttaaacgtGCAAGCTATCGTTTACTTCCATCATggtatttatttgttcatttgtgtttctAAGTGTAATGTAATACACCAGCTCTGCTATagattctacttttatgaagtttatatatttacagtttttattggCATTGATAAGacggtgataattctacttaatgtttattactgaggtcatagtggtATTTTGACTattccattaacatacatgatgggggcaaaatattaggaacaccagtcaatataatgctcAGTACACCACTACCAGTCCACCACTTAGTATGACTACAGTAACATAATTTAATGTTaccttaaagaccgtgtaaagtgaattcagacattttcttctaaacacattaaataggtcataaatgtatttctaaaaaaggtgtaaaaagcatttcaaccatttagatttgaattgtggagctaggcttcacaaactgtgtttcaagatttctgtgttcaggatttagtgggcgggtctgaaaatcataaacccgcccctgctgctgtagaggtataaatacattcagcacacactactactactacagtctacagttagccagttagctgagtttgCCGCTGgactagcagctgagctagcagctgagttaacaGCAGACAGTTATCAAACCTAgcctccatgtttctggtagaggtggtgactttgatttaCAGGTGACACTTTGTAGGGGGCGGGatttcagcgaactcggtgggcactcccacagcgtttggtagcagagaaagagactgatttttactttgaagcctaatttcatatatttattcttactttacacagactttaagcttGTCACTTTTCTTACCTTGACAGGTATCATTCATGGCTTGATGTCCAGGTTTGCAGGTACATCCCCCCTGCACTGGACCCCACACTCCATCCACAGTACACTCTCTAACAGGTGGAGAAACCACCACTGCTCCCTCCACACAGGAAAACATGAGGGCGCCCGACCCAGCCACTGTCTTCCCAAACAAGGCCAGGTTAGCCACTGTGTCGAGGCACCTTCTGTAGTACAGCCTGATGgatgtcacaaacacacatgttccTGAGTAGGAGAAGCCAAGCCTGAAGCCTTTGTGACTGATGGAGCCCAAGTTCAGAGCCTTGCTGCGGTTCAGGTAATTGCTTATCTCGTTCAGAGGGAGTGTGGCAGGGAATGGTGTGGTCTGGAGGTCCAGGACTGGCTGGCTGTCTCTTGTGGTAGGTATGTCTGTTTTTACAAGGCGAGCCTGCAGTAGGCTGACCTGACCAGACTGTTGCTCCTCTACTTTGGCGAATGCAACATCCATCAATAAATAGTGAGCATCTTTACGTTCCATCCACGGGCTTAAAATAGTTCTGATTGCTCCTCCTCCACAAGCTTGGAGCACAGGAACTGGACTCACTGTGCCAAATTTCAGTGGAATTTCACCCCACTTAGACTTAGAtaggaaaaatgaaaattagtgaaaaactgcattttaaaaatTCACATCAACCAATATACAAGACTAACTCTTGAAGATACCTGAGGAATATTTCACATGGAACAAGGTTTACATAAGAATAATCAAGACCATGAAGGGGGCAAAAATTAGCTGTGTTCTCAAATTGTGGTAATTTGATTAAGCACAGTTAATTTAGGAATATGCACCATATAAGTACTGCAAGataaactgaaataataaagGGGCATCATGGTCTTGGTTAATCCAATTTGATTGATGATCAATTTGTATCCCAAGTTGCATCCCATGAATAATGCTTTTTATACATATCTGTTCAAAATATCAGCTATATATAAAATCTTCCAAAATCACAAATCCTTCCAAAATGTTATGATTAATAATGAGGCACAATGCTAATTCCCAgacagcatgtccatgtgggccccac from Scomber japonicus isolate fScoJap1 chromosome 22, fScoJap1.pri, whole genome shotgun sequence harbors:
- the LOC128384319 gene encoding ephrin type-A receptor 5-like, yielding MAVCNTILWAVWPTSVLLCVWIWEANCDVKYQSEEVEIFHSDKQSRLGWTSEPSRGSKWGEIPLKFGTVSPVPVLQACGGGAIRTILSPWMERKDAHYLLMDVAFAKVEEQQSGQVSLLQARLVKTDIPTTRDSQPVLDLQTTPFPATLPLNEISNYLNRSKALNLGSISHKGFRLGFSYSGTCVFVTSIRLYYRRCLDTVANLALFGKTVAGSGALMFSCVEGAVVVSPPVRECTVDGVWGPVQGGCTCKPGHQAMNDTCQACRLGYYKPANESGECRMCPPNSGTHREGSEKCDCVQGFSRLPTDPDDLGCTKPPSAPVNATARHHNDSVLIVTWDPPHDRGGRQEVTYRVKCKEQAEVGGQWKSCGEQVVFLTNTSVSITKLNPQRDYMLSVEAWNDILTLPLPGAPSPSTATVTIHRCMLT